A single genomic interval of Mucilaginibacter robiniae harbors:
- the nfi gene encoding deoxyribonuclease V (cleaves DNA at apurinic or apyrimidinic sites), translating to MMEPAQYEQLTAEQAITYQQELRHQIKLEPLNKPVRIIAGSDISFNKYSEVVYAGIVLLKYPEMEIIGHATAISRTTFPYISGLLAFREVPALLEAWNKLEIKPDVLVLDGQGIAHRRRMGIASHFGVITNTPTIGSAKSRLFGRYEEPANEPGSQSPMYDRDEVIGIALRSKKNCNPIFISPGHKVTLEQSVEVIKNCLKSYRIPEPTRQAHILVNKVRVENSSNNSGIQQFDLFS from the coding sequence ATGATGGAACCAGCCCAATATGAACAGCTCACTGCCGAGCAAGCCATAACCTACCAGCAGGAACTTCGGCATCAAATTAAACTTGAGCCGTTAAACAAGCCTGTTCGTATTATTGCAGGTTCTGATATATCTTTCAATAAATACTCGGAAGTTGTTTATGCCGGCATTGTGTTGTTGAAATACCCTGAAATGGAAATCATCGGCCATGCCACGGCTATTAGTCGCACTACATTTCCGTACATATCCGGGTTGCTGGCTTTCCGAGAGGTACCTGCCCTATTGGAAGCCTGGAACAAACTAGAAATTAAACCTGATGTACTGGTGCTAGACGGGCAAGGTATTGCCCATCGCCGCCGTATGGGTATTGCCTCGCATTTTGGTGTTATTACCAATACGCCTACCATTGGCAGCGCTAAAAGCAGGCTGTTTGGCCGCTATGAAGAGCCAGCTAATGAACCCGGTTCCCAAAGCCCCATGTATGATCGTGATGAGGTAATCGGCATAGCCTTGCGTAGCAAAAAAAACTGTAATCCTATCTTTATTTCGCCAGGCCATAAAGTAACTCTGGAGCAGAGTGTAGAAGTGATTAAAAATTGCTTAAAAAGCTATCGCATACCCGAACCAACCCGGCAAGCGCATATTTTAGTTAACAAAGTACGCGTTGAAAATAGCTCGAACAACTCCGGCATACAACAATTTGATTTATTTAGCTAA
- a CDS encoding sigma-70 family RNA polymerase sigma factor, giving the protein MRQLKITQSITNRESQSLDKYLHEIGKVDLITAEEEVILAQKIREGDQAALERLTKTNLRFVVSVAKQYQNQGLTLGDLINEGNLGLIKAAKRFDETKGFKFISYAVWWIRQSILQAIAEQSRIVRLPLNQVGSLSKISKAFSKLEQEYEREPSPEELADILETTVDKISDTLSNSGRHVSMDAPFVQGEENTLLDVLENQEPNTDSILINESLSEEIKRSLSTLTEREREIIVLFFGLGTNHPLSLEEIGEKFNLTRERVRQIKDKALQRLRHTSRSKILKSYLG; this is encoded by the coding sequence ATGAGACAACTCAAAATAACCCAATCCATTACCAACCGTGAATCGCAGTCACTGGATAAGTACCTGCACGAGATTGGTAAGGTTGACCTGATAACTGCCGAAGAAGAAGTAATATTAGCTCAAAAGATTCGTGAAGGTGACCAGGCTGCACTGGAACGCTTAACCAAAACTAACTTGCGTTTCGTGGTATCTGTAGCTAAACAGTACCAAAACCAGGGTCTTACTTTGGGCGATTTAATTAACGAGGGTAACTTGGGCTTGATTAAAGCTGCCAAGCGTTTTGATGAAACCAAAGGGTTTAAATTTATATCATACGCTGTTTGGTGGATTCGTCAATCCATATTACAGGCTATTGCCGAGCAATCACGTATTGTACGTTTGCCTTTGAACCAGGTAGGTTCGTTAAGCAAAATCAGCAAAGCTTTTTCTAAATTGGAGCAGGAATACGAACGTGAGCCCTCACCTGAAGAACTGGCCGATATTCTGGAAACTACGGTTGACAAAATATCAGACACACTAAGCAACTCAGGCCGCCACGTATCTATGGATGCGCCATTCGTGCAAGGTGAAGAAAATACTTTATTAGACGTACTGGAAAACCAGGAGCCTAATACCGACTCTATATTAATTAACGAGTCATTATCTGAAGAAATCAAGCGTTCACTATCTACTTTAACTGAACGTGAGCGTGAAATTATCGTCTTGTTCTTCGGCTTAGGCACTAATCATCCGCTATCGCTGGAAGAAATTGGCGAGAAGTTCAATTTAACACGCGAGCGTGTACGTCAAATTAAAGACAAAGCTTTACAACGCTTACGCCATACTTCACGGAGTAAAATTTTAAAATCATATTTAGGTTAA
- a CDS encoding MBL fold metallo-hydrolase, which yields MKLYTIDTGLFKLDGGAMFGVVPKTIWQKTHPADENNLVELAMRCLLVEDDNRLILIDTGIGNKQSEKFLSYYHLHGDDTLDQSLAKHGFSRSDITDVFLTHLHLDHVGGAVNRDGEQLVPAFPKATYWSNEQHWDWATHNPNAREKASFLPENILPLQQSGRLKFIPIQNNTQFTTHMHIRFVSGHTESMMLPVLQYKGKTILYAADLFPTTGHIPIAYVAAYDMFPLQAIQEKTAYLEEAIQNDFVFYFEHDAATECCTLQTTEKGIRVKDVFKLTDI from the coding sequence ATGAAGCTGTACACTATTGATACTGGATTATTCAAACTGGATGGCGGCGCCATGTTTGGTGTGGTACCTAAAACCATCTGGCAAAAAACACATCCTGCTGATGAAAATAACCTGGTTGAGCTGGCCATGCGCTGCTTACTGGTTGAGGATGATAACCGGTTGATACTGATAGATACCGGTATAGGTAACAAACAAAGCGAAAAGTTTTTGAGCTATTACCACCTGCATGGTGATGATACGCTAGATCAATCATTAGCCAAACACGGCTTTAGCCGTAGCGATATTACCGACGTTTTTTTAACTCATCTGCACCTAGATCATGTAGGTGGTGCTGTAAACCGCGATGGCGAACAATTAGTTCCGGCCTTTCCTAAGGCTACCTACTGGAGTAATGAGCAACATTGGGATTGGGCAACCCATAATCCTAATGCTCGCGAAAAAGCGTCATTTTTACCAGAAAATATTTTACCGTTACAACAAAGCGGCAGACTAAAATTTATTCCCATACAAAACAATACCCAATTTACTACGCACATGCACATCCGTTTTGTATCGGGCCATACTGAAAGTATGATGCTGCCAGTATTGCAGTACAAGGGCAAAACTATTTTGTATGCGGCCGATTTATTTCCGACTACCGGCCATATCCCGATTGCGTATGTAGCTGCGTATGACATGTTTCCGTTGCAGGCCATACAGGAGAAAACTGCTTATTTGGAGGAAGCTATACAGAATGATTTTGTATTTTACTTTGAACATGATGCCGCTACTGAATGCTGTACGCTGCAAACTACTGAGAAAGGTATTCGGGTGAAAGATGTGTTTAAACTGACAGACATTTAA
- the lpdA gene encoding dihydrolipoyl dehydrogenase, whose amino-acid sequence MNYDVIVIGSGPGGYVAAIRASQLGFKTAIVEKELLGGICLNWGCIPTKALIKSAQVFEYINHAADYGIKVEGKGEPDFEAIVKRSRGVADGMSKGVQFLMKKNKIDVIMGFGKLKGQGKVEVKSADGAVSEHSAKHIILATGGRSRELPNLPQDGKKVIGYRQAMTLPTQPKSMVVVGSGAIGIEFAYVYNAIGTKVTVVEFLDNIVPLEDEEVSKALARSLKKQGINIMTSSTVESVDTSGEVCKVNVKTAKGVEVLEADIVLSAVGIATNLEGIGLEEAGVKFDRGKVLVDDYYRTNVEGVYAIGDIVKGQALAHVASAEAITCVEKIAGLHVEPINYGNIPGCTYCSPEVASVGYTEKAAREAGYEIKVGKFPFSASGKASAAGAKDGFVKVIFDAKYGEFLGAHMLGSNVTEMIAEVVAARKLETTGHEIIKTIHPHPTMSEALMEATAEAYGEVIHL is encoded by the coding sequence ATGAACTACGATGTAATTGTTATCGGGTCTGGTCCTGGCGGTTATGTAGCTGCTATCCGGGCCTCACAACTCGGCTTTAAAACAGCTATCGTTGAAAAAGAGCTGCTGGGCGGTATTTGCCTTAACTGGGGCTGTATTCCAACCAAAGCCTTAATTAAAAGTGCACAGGTTTTTGAATATATCAATCATGCTGCCGACTACGGTATTAAAGTAGAAGGTAAAGGTGAGCCCGATTTTGAGGCCATTGTTAAGCGTAGCCGTGGCGTAGCCGATGGCATGAGCAAAGGCGTTCAGTTTTTAATGAAGAAAAACAAAATTGACGTTATTATGGGCTTCGGTAAACTGAAGGGCCAAGGTAAAGTTGAGGTTAAAAGCGCTGATGGTGCAGTAAGTGAACATTCAGCCAAACACATTATATTAGCCACAGGTGGTCGTTCACGCGAGTTGCCTAACCTGCCTCAGGATGGCAAAAAAGTAATCGGTTACCGCCAGGCTATGACGTTGCCTACACAACCCAAATCAATGGTGGTAGTAGGTTCAGGTGCTATCGGTATTGAGTTCGCTTATGTTTATAATGCTATTGGTACCAAAGTTACCGTAGTAGAGTTTTTAGACAACATCGTTCCATTGGAAGATGAAGAAGTATCAAAAGCACTGGCCCGCTCATTGAAAAAACAAGGCATCAACATCATGACTTCTTCTACTGTAGAGTCGGTAGATACCAGTGGCGAAGTGTGCAAAGTAAATGTTAAAACCGCCAAAGGTGTTGAAGTACTGGAAGCTGATATCGTATTATCAGCCGTAGGTATTGCTACCAACCTGGAAGGTATTGGTCTGGAAGAAGCTGGTGTTAAATTTGACCGTGGTAAAGTACTGGTTGATGATTACTACCGCACCAATGTAGAAGGCGTTTATGCTATTGGCGATATTGTAAAAGGTCAAGCTCTGGCCCACGTAGCTTCTGCCGAAGCGATTACCTGCGTTGAAAAAATTGCTGGTTTACATGTAGAACCTATCAATTACGGCAACATACCGGGGTGTACTTACTGCTCTCCTGAAGTAGCTTCGGTAGGTTATACTGAAAAAGCTGCTCGCGAAGCCGGTTACGAAATTAAAGTTGGTAAGTTCCCATTCTCAGCATCAGGTAAAGCTAGTGCAGCCGGTGCTAAAGATGGCTTTGTGAAAGTAATTTTTGATGCTAAATATGGCGAGTTTTTAGGCGCGCACATGCTGGGCAGCAACGTTACCGAAATGATTGCCGAAGTAGTTGCCGCACGCAAACTGGAAACTACCGGACATGAAATTATTAAAACTATTCACCCGCACCCTACCATGAGCGAAGCGCTAATGGAAGCTACTGCGGAAGCTTATGGTGAAGTAATACACTTATAA
- a CDS encoding TonB-dependent receptor produces the protein MRKNLLLLFLILFTAVGAFAQITTGQLTGVVRDAKGETLPGATIVALDVPTGTKYSTVSRANGQFVIPNVKPGGPFTVTVTFVGFTARRFDNLYVTLGTPVKIDAVLAEEGKSLAEVNVKATKKGSVISAERTGPSTNVSLQQLQSLPTVNRNIQDFARLTPQSISRTSSSDGSAVGMEFAGQSNKYNQFTIDGATSNDVFGLAGSGTNGGQAGANPIPLESIQELQVVLAPYDVTQGGFTGGGMNAVTKSGTNQFHGSLYGYLQNQNFIGKSVTTGLKYQTFRNKTYGASFGGPIIKNKLFFFGNYERIDNSTPLNFDPAQSGSGSNFSTTTLQQLHDFVLNKYNFDIGDSYGNVNKTQGSHYGFGRIDWNISDKHKLTLRHSYTDGTNDVISRSASSITFGSNAYTFKTKTNTSVAELNSSFSNSASNVLRLTYTATRDKRSTSDFPAVYILDNNLSYYFGGDGSSVRNSLNQDTWTLTDNFTLYKNHHTFTFGTDNLLYKSNNVFIQYYYGSYRYNSIAQFESNLAPTSYSAYYSNAGGNDNANQVLKATQLSAYAQDVWSMSDKFKLTYGVRVDLPVFLNDPAENTAFNATAIAQQYGVKTNQAPKSTPLFAPRVGFNWDVNGDASTQVRGGIGLFTGRVPFVWVSNQYGGTGVTITKFSAGAATNPKLSTVSFNYNPSDPHLGAQLGASNAASEIDLTDKNFKFTQTVRGNIAVDQKLGFWGLIGTLEGLYTKKINDISYQNLNVNATPTKVNIGGTTRPFYNFTRINNSYTDVIYLTNTSKGYAYNLTAQIQKPMSHGWSGMLAYTFGRSTSLNDGTSSTAISNWRFAYNVNGLNNLDLARSNYDPGSRVIGYISKRFTYAHNHLATTVGLVYTGQSGQVFSYLYSKNVTGDDATTSSSAANLAYIPSSLSQAQFVNLTVNGATVTPAQQWADFLAFAGSNKYLREHLGTNSLRNADRMPWENHFDLKLSQEFKVYKNHALSVTADILNVTNLLNKKWGNAYYLSNQYVSLFNVVSQTVNPTFTFDKTKFQTINGTLRPYNINDFASRWRGQISARYSF, from the coding sequence ATGAGAAAAAATTTACTTCTCTTATTTCTTATCCTGTTTACAGCTGTGGGTGCTTTTGCACAGATTACCACAGGTCAGTTAACGGGTGTAGTTAGGGATGCAAAAGGCGAAACACTGCCCGGTGCTACCATTGTAGCGCTGGATGTACCAACTGGTACAAAGTACAGTACAGTGAGCCGGGCCAATGGCCAGTTTGTTATTCCTAACGTTAAGCCAGGCGGTCCGTTTACAGTAACAGTAACTTTCGTAGGTTTTACTGCACGTAGATTTGACAACCTGTATGTTACTTTAGGTACGCCGGTAAAAATTGATGCCGTTTTAGCTGAGGAAGGTAAATCACTGGCTGAAGTAAATGTAAAAGCTACCAAAAAAGGTAGTGTAATTAGTGCGGAAAGAACCGGTCCGTCAACCAACGTGTCTTTGCAGCAATTACAAAGTTTACCAACTGTTAACCGTAACATTCAGGATTTTGCCCGTTTAACTCCTCAAAGTATTTCAAGAACCAGTTCATCTGACGGTTCTGCGGTAGGTATGGAGTTTGCCGGTCAAAGCAATAAGTACAATCAGTTTACGATAGATGGTGCTACAAGCAATGACGTATTTGGTTTGGCTGGTTCTGGTACCAACGGTGGTCAGGCTGGTGCAAACCCTATTCCTTTGGAGTCTATTCAAGAGTTACAGGTAGTACTTGCTCCTTATGACGTTACTCAAGGTGGTTTTACTGGTGGTGGTATGAATGCGGTTACCAAGAGTGGTACTAACCAATTTCATGGTTCCTTGTATGGTTACCTGCAAAACCAAAATTTTATTGGTAAAAGCGTAACTACTGGTTTAAAATACCAAACTTTCAGAAATAAAACTTATGGTGCAAGCTTTGGTGGCCCAATCATCAAAAACAAATTGTTCTTCTTTGGTAACTATGAAAGAATCGACAACAGCACTCCATTGAATTTTGACCCTGCTCAAAGTGGTTCAGGTTCAAACTTTAGCACAACAACGCTGCAACAACTGCATGATTTTGTATTGAACAAATACAATTTTGATATTGGCGATAGCTACGGTAATGTTAACAAAACTCAAGGTTCACACTACGGGTTTGGTCGTATCGACTGGAACATCAGCGATAAGCACAAATTAACTTTGCGCCACAGCTATACTGATGGTACTAATGATGTAATTAGCCGTAGTGCATCATCTATTACTTTTGGCAGCAACGCTTATACTTTCAAAACCAAAACCAACACTTCAGTAGCTGAGTTAAATTCATCTTTCAGCAATAGTGCATCAAACGTATTGCGTTTAACTTACACTGCAACCCGCGATAAAAGATCTACTTCTGATTTTCCTGCAGTGTACATTTTGGATAATAACCTAAGCTACTATTTTGGTGGTGACGGTTCATCAGTTAGAAACAGCCTGAACCAGGATACCTGGACTTTAACTGATAACTTTACTTTATACAAAAACCATCATACCTTTACCTTCGGTACTGATAACTTATTGTATAAATCAAACAATGTATTTATTCAGTACTACTATGGTTCATACCGCTACAACTCTATAGCTCAATTTGAATCAAACTTAGCACCTACAAGCTACAGTGCTTACTACTCAAATGCTGGCGGTAACGATAATGCCAACCAGGTTTTGAAAGCAACACAGTTAAGCGCATACGCACAAGATGTATGGAGCATGAGCGACAAGTTCAAGTTGACTTACGGCGTACGTGTTGACTTACCTGTATTTTTGAATGATCCTGCTGAAAACACTGCATTTAATGCTACTGCTATTGCACAGCAATATGGTGTGAAAACTAATCAGGCGCCTAAATCTACCCCGTTGTTTGCACCACGTGTAGGCTTTAACTGGGATGTAAACGGTGATGCCAGCACTCAAGTACGTGGTGGTATTGGCTTGTTTACCGGTCGTGTTCCGTTTGTATGGGTTTCTAATCAATATGGTGGTACTGGTGTTACGATCACTAAGTTTTCTGCAGGTGCAGCTACCAACCCTAAATTATCAACTGTTTCTTTCAACTACAATCCTAGCGATCCGCACTTGGGTGCTCAGTTAGGTGCCAGCAATGCTGCCAGCGAAATTGACTTGACTGACAAAAACTTTAAGTTTACTCAAACTGTTCGTGGTAACATCGCGGTTGATCAGAAATTAGGTTTCTGGGGCTTGATTGGTACTTTGGAAGGTTTATACACTAAAAAGATTAACGATATTTCTTATCAGAACTTAAACGTGAATGCTACTCCAACCAAAGTTAACATTGGTGGTACAACTCGTCCGTTCTACAATTTTACCCGTATCAATAACAGCTATACGGATGTTATTTATTTAACTAACACCAGCAAAGGTTATGCATATAACCTAACTGCGCAAATCCAGAAGCCAATGAGCCATGGATGGTCTGGTATGTTGGCTTATACTTTCGGTCGTTCAACTTCATTGAACGATGGTACCAGCTCAACAGCGATTAGCAACTGGCGTTTTGCTTATAACGTAAATGGTTTGAATAACCTAGATTTAGCAAGATCGAACTATGATCCAGGATCAAGAGTTATTGGTTATATCTCTAAAAGGTTTACTTATGCTCACAACCATTTAGCAACTACTGTAGGTTTGGTTTATACTGGTCAGTCTGGTCAGGTTTTCTCATACCTGTATAGCAAAAACGTAACTGGTGATGATGCTACTACCAGCTCAAGTGCTGCTAACTTAGCTTACATTCCATCTTCTTTAAGCCAAGCTCAATTTGTTAACCTTACTGTTAATGGTGCTACTGTTACTCCAGCACAACAATGGGCAGATTTCTTAGCTTTCGCTGGTTCTAACAAATATTTGAGAGAACACCTAGGTACTAACTCATTGCGTAACGCTGACCGTATGCCTTGGGAAAATCACTTTGATTTAAAGCTTAGCCAAGAGTTTAAAGTTTACAAAAATCATGCTTTATCAGTTACAGCTGATATCTTGAACGTAACTAACCTGTTAAATAAAAAATGGGGTAATGCATACTACTTAAGCAACCAATATGTAAGCTTATTCAACGTAGTATCACAAACTGTTAATCCAACTTTTACTTTTGACAAAACTAAGTTCCAAACTATTAATGGTACTTTAAGACCATACAACATTAATGATTTTGCTTCTCGTTGGAGAGGTCAAATCAGTGCACGTTACAGCTTCTAA
- a CDS encoding AIR synthase related protein: MISQQRYDQRGVSASKDDVHNAIRNIDKGLFPKAFCKIVPDILSNDPAYCNIMHADGAGTKSSLAYTYWKQTHDLSVWRGIAQDAIIMNLDDLLCVGATNNILLSSTIGRNKNLVPGEVIAAIINGTEEILEELRSSGIGIYSTGGETADVGDLVRTIIVDSTVTCRMKRDEVISNDRIQAGDVVVGLASYGQANYEHEYNGGMGSNGLTSARHDVFNKTIANQFPESFDPAVPEDLVFSGSKQLTDLVDIGNGQTITAGKLVLSPTRTYAPVIKAILDSYRSQIHGMVHCSGGAQTKVLHFIEGLHVVKNNLFPVPPLFKLIQQESGTDWQEMYKVFNMGHRMELYVPESIAAELIQISKSFGIDAQVIGHVEAAEKKQVTVQSEFGEFIY, translated from the coding sequence ATGATTTCACAGCAAAGATATGATCAGCGAGGCGTATCCGCTTCCAAAGATGATGTACATAACGCTATCCGGAATATTGACAAAGGACTATTTCCTAAAGCATTTTGCAAAATTGTGCCTGATATATTAAGCAACGATCCTGCGTACTGCAATATTATGCATGCTGATGGTGCGGGCACCAAATCATCTCTGGCTTATACGTACTGGAAACAAACACATGACCTTTCGGTTTGGCGCGGTATTGCTCAAGATGCAATTATTATGAATTTGGATGATTTGCTGTGTGTGGGTGCTACCAACAACATTCTGCTGTCATCAACCATAGGTCGTAATAAAAACCTGGTACCCGGCGAAGTGATTGCAGCTATCATTAACGGTACAGAAGAAATTCTAGAAGAACTACGCAGCTCTGGTATTGGTATTTATTCAACTGGCGGCGAAACAGCCGATGTGGGCGATTTAGTACGCACCATTATTGTGGATTCTACCGTAACCTGCCGCATGAAACGCGATGAGGTCATATCAAACGACCGTATTCAGGCTGGCGATGTAGTGGTAGGCTTAGCCTCTTACGGGCAGGCTAACTATGAGCATGAATATAATGGCGGCATGGGTTCTAACGGTTTAACTTCAGCCCGTCATGATGTATTCAATAAAACTATAGCCAATCAGTTTCCGGAAAGCTTCGACCCGGCGGTACCCGAAGATCTGGTATTTTCAGGGAGCAAGCAGCTAACCGATTTAGTTGATATTGGCAATGGTCAAACTATAACTGCTGGCAAACTCGTGCTCTCACCTACCCGCACCTACGCGCCGGTAATTAAAGCGATACTTGATTCTTACCGCAGCCAGATACATGGTATGGTACATTGTAGCGGTGGCGCGCAAACCAAGGTGCTTCACTTTATTGAAGGGCTGCATGTGGTTAAAAACAACTTATTCCCGGTACCTCCATTATTCAAATTGATACAGCAAGAATCGGGTACTGATTGGCAGGAAATGTACAAGGTGTTTAACATGGGCCACCGTATGGAGCTGTATGTGCCTGAAAGCATTGCCGCCGAACTGATTCAGATTTCGAAAAGCTTTGGCATTGATGCGCAAGTTATTGGCCATGTTGAAGCTGCCGAAAAGAAGCAGGTAACTGTACAATCAGAATTTGGCGAGTTTATTTATTAG
- a CDS encoding chloride channel protein, translating to MKNPLPYITNWRLKQKSQRNFLIYCSVFVGLMGGLAAVALKYLVHVMEEVSRNIALNLPYHFIYVFLPALGILFTVVYQHLINRDRIAKGIGNILLSIKKDKANIGFNNVYSHLITSSLTVGFGGSSGLEAPIVSTGAAIGSNVGRFFQLSAYEKTVLLAAGAAAGIAAVFNSPIAGVLFSLEILIGEITIPTFIPLLIASATGVVVGKALHSRQLFHLITEGWLIQALPFYAMLGVLSGLTAVYITKVADKLEKGIFLKYNRYIRALAGGLLLGLIILLFPPMLGEGYHYLQEVLNGNIEVLKEECLYGNWLSQPVFMIAFIAALVLIKVVAAGITLGSGGNGGTFAPTMFTGAFLGLFLAYGINQTGLIHLNTSNFIAVGMAGALSGVLHAPLTAIFLIAEITGGYVLFIPLMIVSAISYIIARAFNPHNMYWHTLIHEKNISPDQDYSMLNAISLDNVINTQYTTVNKDMALPDFIKVLSGGNANIYAVVDGSGKLEGVVLMDLIRKQLFDSQKANACISDLMILPPAVIEYNQPVNSVMDTFDALDVWQLPVVKNGQFVGFISKSALLTQYRQVFIQQHKQTDIFAR from the coding sequence ATGAAGAATCCATTACCATATATTACCAACTGGCGCCTCAAACAAAAAAGCCAGCGGAACTTCTTAATTTATTGCAGTGTTTTTGTAGGCTTAATGGGCGGCTTGGCTGCCGTTGCTCTTAAATATCTGGTTCATGTAATGGAAGAGGTAAGCCGAAATATTGCCCTCAACTTGCCATATCATTTCATTTATGTTTTCCTGCCGGCATTGGGTATATTGTTTACCGTAGTTTATCAGCACCTGATTAACCGTGACCGTATAGCCAAAGGGATAGGCAACATCTTGCTTAGCATAAAAAAAGATAAAGCTAATATTGGCTTTAACAATGTGTACTCTCATTTAATTACCAGTTCTCTAACTGTGGGCTTCGGAGGCTCGTCGGGTTTGGAAGCGCCAATTGTAAGTACCGGAGCGGCTATTGGTTCCAATGTGGGCCGTTTCTTTCAACTGAGCGCTTACGAGAAAACGGTATTGCTGGCTGCTGGCGCTGCTGCTGGTATAGCAGCTGTGTTTAACAGTCCAATCGCCGGTGTGCTGTTTTCATTGGAAATTCTGATTGGTGAAATTACGATACCTACGTTTATTCCGTTGCTAATTGCATCAGCTACCGGGGTAGTGGTAGGGAAGGCATTACATTCAAGACAGTTGTTTCATTTAATAACAGAAGGTTGGCTGATACAAGCTTTACCTTTTTATGCCATGTTAGGAGTATTAAGTGGTTTAACTGCCGTGTATATTACTAAAGTAGCTGATAAGTTAGAGAAAGGTATCTTTCTTAAATACAACCGCTACATACGCGCATTAGCTGGTGGTTTACTGCTGGGATTGATTATTTTGTTATTTCCACCCATGCTAGGCGAGGGCTACCATTACCTACAGGAGGTTTTAAACGGCAACATAGAGGTTTTAAAAGAAGAGTGTTTATATGGCAATTGGCTATCACAACCAGTTTTCATGATTGCCTTTATTGCGGCTTTGGTATTAATTAAAGTAGTAGCAGCCGGTATTACCTTGGGTTCGGGCGGTAATGGCGGTACGTTTGCGCCTACTATGTTTACCGGTGCTTTTTTAGGTTTGTTTTTGGCCTATGGTATCAATCAAACCGGGCTGATTCATTTAAACACCAGTAACTTTATAGCAGTGGGTATGGCCGGTGCTTTGAGCGGTGTATTGCATGCTCCGCTTACTGCTATATTTTTGATTGCTGAAATAACCGGAGGCTATGTACTCTTCATTCCGCTCATGATTGTGTCGGCTATATCATATATCATAGCCAGAGCGTTTAATCCGCACAACATGTACTGGCACACACTGATTCATGAAAAGAACATCAGCCCCGATCAGGACTATAGCATGCTAAATGCCATTAGCCTGGATAATGTGATTAATACCCAGTACACTACTGTAAATAAAGATATGGCCTTGCCTGATTTTATTAAAGTACTATCAGGTGGTAACGCTAATATTTATGCGGTAGTAGATGGTAGTGGTAAATTGGAGGGTGTAGTATTAATGGATTTGATACGGAAGCAGTTATTTGATTCGCAGAAAGCCAATGCTTGTATATCTGATTTGATGATACTGCCACCTGCTGTAATTGAGTACAACCAGCCGGTAAATAGTGTAATGGATACTTTTGATGCGTTGGATGTATGGCAGCTTCCGGTTGTGAAAAACGGCCAGTTTGTAGGTTTTATTTCAAAGTCGGCCTTGCTTACGCAATATCGGCAAGTGTTCATTCAGCAGCACAAGCAAACAGATATTTTTGCTCGGTAA
- a CDS encoding endonuclease domain-containing protein — MLGFDFDRQRCLDNYIVDFYCKDLMLAIEIDGLSHHNEIAFIKDETYTKN, encoded by the coding sequence ATGTTGGGTTTTGATTTTGATAGACAACGTTGCTTGGATAATTATATAGTTGATTTTTACTGCAAGGATTTAATGTTAGCTATTGAAATTGACGGATTGTCACACCACAATGAGATTGCTTTTATAAAAGACGAAACTTACACCAAAAACTAG